One window from the genome of Acomys russatus chromosome 30, mAcoRus1.1, whole genome shotgun sequence encodes:
- the Tmem167a gene encoding protein kish-A — MSAIFNFQSLLTVILLLICTCAYIRSLAPSLLDRNKTGLLGIFWKCARIGERKSPYVAVCCLVMAFSILFIQ, encoded by the exons tCTGCCATTTTCAATTTTCAGAGTCTGTTGACTGTAATCTTGCTGCTTATATGTACGTGTGCTTATATCCGATCCTTGGCACCCAGCCTCCTGGACAGAAATAAAACTGG ACTATTGGGAATATTTTGGAAGTGTGCCCGAATTG GTGAACGCAAGAGCCCTTATGTCGCCGTATGCTGTCTAGTGATGGCCTTCAGCATCCTCTTCATACAGTAG